A stretch of the Vigna radiata var. radiata cultivar VC1973A chromosome 7, Vradiata_ver6, whole genome shotgun sequence genome encodes the following:
- the LOC106765908 gene encoding AT-hook motif nuclear-localized protein 29-like, with amino-acid sequence MVDFPLQNILFRNSDSESSMVRLIIVKVASGCDIIESILDVGRKNHTSLTIQSASGTIASVTLGDNPDVRFYGPFNIVSLTGSYLYHNQDTPLLELIPPPSFSFGLILSTRHGSAFGGNVGGRLIAHNDVNLTIFTFNNES; translated from the coding sequence ATGGTAGACTTTCCCCTCCAAAACATCCTCTTTCGTAACTCAGATTCTGAATCCTCTATGGTGAGGCTTATCATCGTAAAGGTAGCTTCTGGATGTGACATCATTGAATCCATTCTTGATGTTGGTCGGAAAAATCACACCAGTCTCACTATTCAAAGTGCCTCTGGTACCATTGCCTCGGTAACCCTTGGTGACAACCCTGATGTAAGGTTTTATGGGCCATTCAACATAGTTTCTCTTACTGGCTCCTACTTATATCACAACCAAGACACCCCTCTCTTGGAACTCATCCCTCCGCCTTCCTTTTCCTTTGGGCTCATTCTCTCCACCCGTCATGGTTCTGCATTTGGTGGTAATGTCGGTGGTCGACTCATCGCACATAATGATGTCAACTTgaccatcttcaccttcaaTAATGAGTCTTAG